The following proteins are co-located in the Silene latifolia isolate original U9 population chromosome 1, ASM4854445v1, whole genome shotgun sequence genome:
- the LOC141592439 gene encoding bax inhibitor 1-like, whose translation MEGYSSYFQSSTAAGNGNQWGYDTFKNFRHFSPIVQSHLQKVYLTLCFALVASAAGSYLHILLNIGGLLTTLACLGCMTWLLSISPHEERKRTGLLMAAAVFEGASIGPLVQLAVAVDPSILVSAFVGCAIAFGCFSAAAMLARRQEYLWLGALCSSGLSMLFWLQIASSLFGGLTSTFKFELYFGLLVFVGYIVFDTQMIIEKAHQGDLDHVKHALTLFTDFIAVFVRILIILLKNSTEKEEERKKKRRN comes from the exons ATGGAAGGATATTCATCGTATTTTCAATCATCAACAGCAGCAGGAAATGGGAATCAATGGGGTTATGATACTTTCAAGAATTTCCGTCACTTTTCACCAATTGTTCAATCACATCTTCAAAAG GTGTATCTGACATTATGCTTTGCTCTTGTTGCTTCGGCTGCTGGGTCGTACCTACATATTCTGTTGAATATCGGTGGTCTCCTAACTACCCTCGCTTGCTTGGGTTGCATGACATGGTTACTCTCTATCTCTCCACATGAGGAG AGGAAGAGAACTGGTCTTCTGATGGCCGCCGCTGTCTTTGAAGGGGCTTCAATTGGTCCTCTTGTTCAACTGGCTGTTGCGGTTGACCCAAG CATTCTGGTGAGTGCGTTTGTGGGATGTGCGATAGCATTTGGTTGCTTCTCTGCGGCAGCCATGCTTGCAAGGCGCCAGGAGTACCTATGGTTGGGTGCCCTTTGTTCATCTGGTCTCTCTATGCTCTTCTGGTTGCAGATTGCATCTTCCCTTTTCGGAGGCTTGACATCTACGTTCAAGTTTGAG TTGTACTTCGGACTTCTGGTTTTCGTTGGATACATTGTGTTTGATACTCAGATGATCATCGAGAAGGCTCATCAAGGCGACCTTGATCATGTGAAGCATGCCCTCACTCTCTTCACCGACTTTATTGCTGTTTTTGTGAGGATCTTGATTATTTTG CTCAAGAATTCGACAGAGAAGGAGGAAGagaggaaaaagaagagaagaaactAA